The Corvus moneduloides isolate bCorMon1 chromosome 28, bCorMon1.pri, whole genome shotgun sequence genome contains a region encoding:
- the LOC116435924 gene encoding DNA-binding protein RFX2-like isoform X2, with protein MQSPEGGSDSAASVALHTSASAQAPVVQPVPASQQRVLVQATGSAPKGAQMQQISVPRVQQVPQQVQSVQHVYPAQVQYVEGGEAVYTNGTIRAAYSYSSEAQIYAPASAAPYFEAQGGGGAQVTTAASSPTAIPSHNMVGITMDIGGSQILSGSGAYLIHGGLENSRHSLSHTSRSSPATLEMAIENLQKNEGITSHKSSLLNSHLQWLLDNYETAEGVSLPRSSLYNHYLRHCQEHKLDPVNAASFGKLIRSVFMGLRTRRLGTRGNSKYHYYGIRLKPESPLNRLQEDTQYMAMRQQPIHQKQRYRAAQKMDGMAESASNSNPHTTPEQSVAAQSQHHQQFIDVTHVFPEFPAPDLGNVLLQEGFTLNDVKTLQILYRRHCEATLDVVMNLQFHYIEKLWQSFWSPKAPPSDGPTALPSSEEEPEGTLPKDKLITLCKYEPILKWMRSCDHILYQALVEILIPDVLRPVPSTLTQAIRNFAKSLEGWLMNAMSEFPPQVVQTKVGVVSAFAQTLRRYTSLNHLAQAARAVLQNTSQINQMLSDLNRVDFANVQEQASWVCQCEEGMVQKLEQDFKLTLQQQSSLDQWASWLDNVVTQVLKHHEGSPSFPKAARQFLLKWSFYSSMVIRDLTLRSAASFGSFHLIRLLYDEYMFYLVEHRVAQATGETPIAVMGEFGDLASLSPTLLDKDDIGELGTEVDPERALGEPLVKRERSEPGHSLQEI; from the exons ATGCAGAGTCCCGAGGGTGGATCAGACTCAGCAGCTTCCGTGGCGCTTCACACGTCGGCCTCAGCCCAGGCGCCGGTGGTGCAGCCAGTGCCAGCGTCTCAGCAG AGGGTTTTGGTCCAAGCCACAGGCTCCGCTCCCAAAGGGGCGCAGATGCAGCAAATCTCCGTTCCCAGAGTCCAGCAGGTTCCACAACAG GTGCAGTCTGTGCAGCACGTTTACCCAGCCCAGGTGCAGTATGTggaaggaggagaagctgtTTATACCAATGGAACCAT ACGAGCCGCCTACTCCTACAGCAGCGAGGCGCAGATTTACGCTCCCGCCAGCGCCGCGCCCTATTTCGAAGCGCAGGGAGGAGGTGGAGCTCAGGTGACTACAGCGGCATCCTCTCCTACAGCCATTCCCTCTCACAACATGGTGGGCATCACCATGGACATTGGGGGAAGTCAGATCCTCTCCGGCTCGGGAGCCTATCTCATTCATGGGGGGCTGGAGAACTCTAGACATTCTCTGTCACACACCTCACGCTCCTCTCCAGCAACG cttGAAATGGCGATTGAAAACCTACAAAAAAATGAAGGGATTACATCACACAAAAGCAGTTTGCTCAACAGCCAT ctgcagtggctgctggaTAACTACGAGACAGCGGAGGGTGTGAGCCTCCCCAGGAGCTCCCTGTACAACCATTACCTGCGGCACTGCCAGGAGCACAAACTGGACCCCGTCAACGCCGCCTCCTTCGGGAAACTCATCCGCTCCGTCTTCATGGGGCTGAGGACTCGGCGCCTGGGCACCAG GGGGAATTCCAAATATCACTACTACGGGATCCGCCTGAAGCCGGAGTCACCGCTGAACCGCCTGCAGGAGGACACCCAGTACATGGCCATGAGGCAGCAGCCCATCCACCAGAAGCAAAG GTACAGAGCAGCCCAGAAGATGGATGGGATGGCAGAGAGTGCCTCCAACAGCAACCCCCACACCACGCCTGAGCAGTCAgtggctgctcagagccagcaCCATCAGCAGTTCATAG atgtaACCCATGTCTTTCCCGAGTTCCCAGCCCCTGATCTTGGTAACGTCCTCTTACAAGAAGGTTTCACCTTGAACGACGTGAAAACTCTGCAGATTCTCTACAGGAGACACTGCGAG GCCACTTTGGATGTTGTGATGAACCTCCAGTTTCACTACATCGAGAAGCTGTGGCAATCCTTCTGGAGTCCCAAGGCACCCCCTAGTGATGGCCCCACTGCTCTGCCTTCCAG tgaAGAGGAACCCGAAGGGACCCTCCCAAAGGACAAACTGATCACTCTGTGCAAGTATGAGCCCATCCTCAAGTGGATGAGGAGCTGTGACCACATCCTGTACCAGGCCCTGGTGGAGATCCTCATCCCTGACGTGCTCAGGCCAGTGCCCA GCACGCTGACACAGGCAATCCGGAATTTTGCCAAGAGTTTGGAAGGATGGCTGATGAATGCCATGAGTGAATTCCCCCCGCAGGTCGTGCAGACCAAG GTGGGGGTGGTGAGTGCCTTCGCCCAGACCCTGCGCAGGTACACGTCCCTCAACCACCTGGCGCAGGCGGCGCGCGCCGTGCTGCAGAACACGTCCCAGATCAACCAGATGCTCAGCGACCTCAACCGCGTGGACTTCGCCAACGTGCAG GAGCAGGCCTCGTGGGTGTGCCAGTGCGAGGAGGGCATGGTGCAGAAGCTGGAGCAGGATTTCAAGCtgactctgcagcagcagagctctctggaTCAGTGGGCCAGCTGGCTGGATAATGTGGTGACTCAAGTGCTGAAGCATCAcgagggcagccccagcttccccAAGGCAGCCCGGCAGTTCCTGTTGAAGTGGTCCTTCTATAG CTCCATGGTGATCCGTGACCTCACCCTGCGCAGCGCCGCCAGCTTTGGCTCCTTCCACCTGATCCGCCTGCTCTACGACGAGTACATGTTCTACCTGGTGGAGCATCGTGTGGCCCAGGCAACAGGGGAGACCCCAATTGCTGTCATGGGAGAG tttggTGACCTCGCATCCCTGTCCCCGACACTGCTGGACAAAG ATGACATCGGCGAGCTGGGCACTGAGGTGGACCCGGAGCGGGCGCTGGGGGAGCCGCTGGTGAAACGGGAGCGCAGCGAGCCCGGCCACTCCCTGCAGGAGATCTGA
- the LOC116435924 gene encoding DNA-binding protein RFX2-like isoform X4, whose amino-acid sequence MQSPEGGSDSAASVALHTSASAQAPVVQPVPASQQRVLVQATGSAPKGAQMQQISVPRVQQVPQQVQSVQHVYPAQVQYVEGGEAVYTNGTIRAAYSYSSEAQIYAPASAAPYFEAQGGGGAQVTTAASSPTAIPSHNMVGITMDIGGSQILSGSGAYLIHGGLENSRHSLSHTSRSSPATLQWLLDNYETAEGVSLPRSSLYNHYLRHCQEHKLDPVNAASFGKLIRSVFMGLRTRRLGTRGNSKYHYYGIRLKPESPLNRLQEDTQYMAMRQQPIHQKQRYRAAQKMDGMAESASNSNPHTTPEQSVAAQSQHHQQFIDVTHVFPEFPAPDLGNVLLQEGFTLNDVKTLQILYRRHCEATLDVVMNLQFHYIEKLWQSFWSPKAPPSDGPTALPSSEEEPEGTLPKDKLITLCKYEPILKWMRSCDHILYQALVEILIPDVLRPVPSTLTQAIRNFAKSLEGWLMNAMSEFPPQVVQTKVGVVSAFAQTLRRYTSLNHLAQAARAVLQNTSQINQMLSDLNRVDFANVQEQASWVCQCEEGMVQKLEQDFKLTLQQQSSLDQWASWLDNVVTQVLKHHEGSPSFPKAARQFLLKWSFYSSMVIRDLTLRSAASFGSFHLIRLLYDEYMFYLVEHRVAQATGETPIAVMGEFGDLASLSPTLLDKDDIGELGTEVDPERALGEPLVKRERSEPGHSLQEI is encoded by the exons ATGCAGAGTCCCGAGGGTGGATCAGACTCAGCAGCTTCCGTGGCGCTTCACACGTCGGCCTCAGCCCAGGCGCCGGTGGTGCAGCCAGTGCCAGCGTCTCAGCAG AGGGTTTTGGTCCAAGCCACAGGCTCCGCTCCCAAAGGGGCGCAGATGCAGCAAATCTCCGTTCCCAGAGTCCAGCAGGTTCCACAACAG GTGCAGTCTGTGCAGCACGTTTACCCAGCCCAGGTGCAGTATGTggaaggaggagaagctgtTTATACCAATGGAACCAT ACGAGCCGCCTACTCCTACAGCAGCGAGGCGCAGATTTACGCTCCCGCCAGCGCCGCGCCCTATTTCGAAGCGCAGGGAGGAGGTGGAGCTCAGGTGACTACAGCGGCATCCTCTCCTACAGCCATTCCCTCTCACAACATGGTGGGCATCACCATGGACATTGGGGGAAGTCAGATCCTCTCCGGCTCGGGAGCCTATCTCATTCATGGGGGGCTGGAGAACTCTAGACATTCTCTGTCACACACCTCACGCTCCTCTCCAGCAACG ctgcagtggctgctggaTAACTACGAGACAGCGGAGGGTGTGAGCCTCCCCAGGAGCTCCCTGTACAACCATTACCTGCGGCACTGCCAGGAGCACAAACTGGACCCCGTCAACGCCGCCTCCTTCGGGAAACTCATCCGCTCCGTCTTCATGGGGCTGAGGACTCGGCGCCTGGGCACCAG GGGGAATTCCAAATATCACTACTACGGGATCCGCCTGAAGCCGGAGTCACCGCTGAACCGCCTGCAGGAGGACACCCAGTACATGGCCATGAGGCAGCAGCCCATCCACCAGAAGCAAAG GTACAGAGCAGCCCAGAAGATGGATGGGATGGCAGAGAGTGCCTCCAACAGCAACCCCCACACCACGCCTGAGCAGTCAgtggctgctcagagccagcaCCATCAGCAGTTCATAG atgtaACCCATGTCTTTCCCGAGTTCCCAGCCCCTGATCTTGGTAACGTCCTCTTACAAGAAGGTTTCACCTTGAACGACGTGAAAACTCTGCAGATTCTCTACAGGAGACACTGCGAG GCCACTTTGGATGTTGTGATGAACCTCCAGTTTCACTACATCGAGAAGCTGTGGCAATCCTTCTGGAGTCCCAAGGCACCCCCTAGTGATGGCCCCACTGCTCTGCCTTCCAG tgaAGAGGAACCCGAAGGGACCCTCCCAAAGGACAAACTGATCACTCTGTGCAAGTATGAGCCCATCCTCAAGTGGATGAGGAGCTGTGACCACATCCTGTACCAGGCCCTGGTGGAGATCCTCATCCCTGACGTGCTCAGGCCAGTGCCCA GCACGCTGACACAGGCAATCCGGAATTTTGCCAAGAGTTTGGAAGGATGGCTGATGAATGCCATGAGTGAATTCCCCCCGCAGGTCGTGCAGACCAAG GTGGGGGTGGTGAGTGCCTTCGCCCAGACCCTGCGCAGGTACACGTCCCTCAACCACCTGGCGCAGGCGGCGCGCGCCGTGCTGCAGAACACGTCCCAGATCAACCAGATGCTCAGCGACCTCAACCGCGTGGACTTCGCCAACGTGCAG GAGCAGGCCTCGTGGGTGTGCCAGTGCGAGGAGGGCATGGTGCAGAAGCTGGAGCAGGATTTCAAGCtgactctgcagcagcagagctctctggaTCAGTGGGCCAGCTGGCTGGATAATGTGGTGACTCAAGTGCTGAAGCATCAcgagggcagccccagcttccccAAGGCAGCCCGGCAGTTCCTGTTGAAGTGGTCCTTCTATAG CTCCATGGTGATCCGTGACCTCACCCTGCGCAGCGCCGCCAGCTTTGGCTCCTTCCACCTGATCCGCCTGCTCTACGACGAGTACATGTTCTACCTGGTGGAGCATCGTGTGGCCCAGGCAACAGGGGAGACCCCAATTGCTGTCATGGGAGAG tttggTGACCTCGCATCCCTGTCCCCGACACTGCTGGACAAAG ATGACATCGGCGAGCTGGGCACTGAGGTGGACCCGGAGCGGGCGCTGGGGGAGCCGCTGGTGAAACGGGAGCGCAGCGAGCCCGGCCACTCCCTGCAGGAGATCTGA
- the LOC116435924 gene encoding DNA-binding protein RFX2-like isoform X6: MNCWQKEWCEAEALGVVEHWCPFQCGQRLFEQDGLTLQRVLVQATGSAPKGAQMQQISVPRVQQVPQQVQSVQHVYPAQVQYVEGGEAVYTNGTIRAAYSYSSEAQIYAPASAAPYFEAQGGGGAQLQWLLDNYETAEGVSLPRSSLYNHYLRHCQEHKLDPVNAASFGKLIRSVFMGLRTRRLGTRGNSKYHYYGIRLKPESPLNRLQEDTQYMAMRQQPIHQKQRYRAAQKMDGMAESASNSNPHTTPEQSVAAQSQHHQQFIDVTHVFPEFPAPDLGNVLLQEGFTLNDVKTLQILYRRHCEATLDVVMNLQFHYIEKLWQSFWSPKAPPSDGPTALPSSEEEPEGTLPKDKLITLCKYEPILKWMRSCDHILYQALVEILIPDVLRPVPSTLTQAIRNFAKSLEGWLMNAMSEFPPQVVQTKVGVVSAFAQTLRRYTSLNHLAQAARAVLQNTSQINQMLSDLNRVDFANVQEQASWVCQCEEGMVQKLEQDFKLTLQQQSSLDQWASWLDNVVTQVLKHHEGSPSFPKAARQFLLKWSFYSSMVIRDLTLRSAASFGSFHLIRLLYDEYMFYLVEHRVAQATGETPIAVMGEFGDLASLSPTLLDKDDIGELGTEVDPERALGEPLVKRERSEPGHSLQEI, from the exons ATGAACTGCTGGCAGAAGGAATGGTGTGAGGCTGAAGCCCTCGGGGTTGTTGAGCACTGGTGCCCCTTTCAGTGTGGGCAGAGGCTGTTTGAGCAGGATGGCCTCACCTTACAG AGGGTTTTGGTCCAAGCCACAGGCTCCGCTCCCAAAGGGGCGCAGATGCAGCAAATCTCCGTTCCCAGAGTCCAGCAGGTTCCACAACAG GTGCAGTCTGTGCAGCACGTTTACCCAGCCCAGGTGCAGTATGTggaaggaggagaagctgtTTATACCAATGGAACCAT ACGAGCCGCCTACTCCTACAGCAGCGAGGCGCAGATTTACGCTCCCGCCAGCGCCGCGCCCTATTTCGAAGCGCAGGGAGGAGGTGGAGCTCAG ctgcagtggctgctggaTAACTACGAGACAGCGGAGGGTGTGAGCCTCCCCAGGAGCTCCCTGTACAACCATTACCTGCGGCACTGCCAGGAGCACAAACTGGACCCCGTCAACGCCGCCTCCTTCGGGAAACTCATCCGCTCCGTCTTCATGGGGCTGAGGACTCGGCGCCTGGGCACCAG GGGGAATTCCAAATATCACTACTACGGGATCCGCCTGAAGCCGGAGTCACCGCTGAACCGCCTGCAGGAGGACACCCAGTACATGGCCATGAGGCAGCAGCCCATCCACCAGAAGCAAAG GTACAGAGCAGCCCAGAAGATGGATGGGATGGCAGAGAGTGCCTCCAACAGCAACCCCCACACCACGCCTGAGCAGTCAgtggctgctcagagccagcaCCATCAGCAGTTCATAG atgtaACCCATGTCTTTCCCGAGTTCCCAGCCCCTGATCTTGGTAACGTCCTCTTACAAGAAGGTTTCACCTTGAACGACGTGAAAACTCTGCAGATTCTCTACAGGAGACACTGCGAG GCCACTTTGGATGTTGTGATGAACCTCCAGTTTCACTACATCGAGAAGCTGTGGCAATCCTTCTGGAGTCCCAAGGCACCCCCTAGTGATGGCCCCACTGCTCTGCCTTCCAG tgaAGAGGAACCCGAAGGGACCCTCCCAAAGGACAAACTGATCACTCTGTGCAAGTATGAGCCCATCCTCAAGTGGATGAGGAGCTGTGACCACATCCTGTACCAGGCCCTGGTGGAGATCCTCATCCCTGACGTGCTCAGGCCAGTGCCCA GCACGCTGACACAGGCAATCCGGAATTTTGCCAAGAGTTTGGAAGGATGGCTGATGAATGCCATGAGTGAATTCCCCCCGCAGGTCGTGCAGACCAAG GTGGGGGTGGTGAGTGCCTTCGCCCAGACCCTGCGCAGGTACACGTCCCTCAACCACCTGGCGCAGGCGGCGCGCGCCGTGCTGCAGAACACGTCCCAGATCAACCAGATGCTCAGCGACCTCAACCGCGTGGACTTCGCCAACGTGCAG GAGCAGGCCTCGTGGGTGTGCCAGTGCGAGGAGGGCATGGTGCAGAAGCTGGAGCAGGATTTCAAGCtgactctgcagcagcagagctctctggaTCAGTGGGCCAGCTGGCTGGATAATGTGGTGACTCAAGTGCTGAAGCATCAcgagggcagccccagcttccccAAGGCAGCCCGGCAGTTCCTGTTGAAGTGGTCCTTCTATAG CTCCATGGTGATCCGTGACCTCACCCTGCGCAGCGCCGCCAGCTTTGGCTCCTTCCACCTGATCCGCCTGCTCTACGACGAGTACATGTTCTACCTGGTGGAGCATCGTGTGGCCCAGGCAACAGGGGAGACCCCAATTGCTGTCATGGGAGAG tttggTGACCTCGCATCCCTGTCCCCGACACTGCTGGACAAAG ATGACATCGGCGAGCTGGGCACTGAGGTGGACCCGGAGCGGGCGCTGGGGGAGCCGCTGGTGAAACGGGAGCGCAGCGAGCCCGGCCACTCCCTGCAGGAGATCTGA
- the LOC116435924 gene encoding DNA-binding protein RFX2-like isoform X1 → MNCWQKEWCEAEALGVVEHWCPFQCGQRLFEQDGLTLQRVLVQATGSAPKGAQMQQISVPRVQQVPQQVQSVQHVYPAQVQYVEGGEAVYTNGTIRAAYSYSSEAQIYAPASAAPYFEAQGGGGAQVTTAASSPTAIPSHNMVGITMDIGGSQILSGSGAYLIHGGLENSRHSLSHTSRSSPATLEMAIENLQKNEGITSHKSSLLNSHLQWLLDNYETAEGVSLPRSSLYNHYLRHCQEHKLDPVNAASFGKLIRSVFMGLRTRRLGTRGNSKYHYYGIRLKPESPLNRLQEDTQYMAMRQQPIHQKQRYRAAQKMDGMAESASNSNPHTTPEQSVAAQSQHHQQFIDVTHVFPEFPAPDLGNVLLQEGFTLNDVKTLQILYRRHCEATLDVVMNLQFHYIEKLWQSFWSPKAPPSDGPTALPSSEEEPEGTLPKDKLITLCKYEPILKWMRSCDHILYQALVEILIPDVLRPVPSTLTQAIRNFAKSLEGWLMNAMSEFPPQVVQTKVGVVSAFAQTLRRYTSLNHLAQAARAVLQNTSQINQMLSDLNRVDFANVQEQASWVCQCEEGMVQKLEQDFKLTLQQQSSLDQWASWLDNVVTQVLKHHEGSPSFPKAARQFLLKWSFYSSMVIRDLTLRSAASFGSFHLIRLLYDEYMFYLVEHRVAQATGETPIAVMGEFGDLASLSPTLLDKDDIGELGTEVDPERALGEPLVKRERSEPGHSLQEI, encoded by the exons ATGAACTGCTGGCAGAAGGAATGGTGTGAGGCTGAAGCCCTCGGGGTTGTTGAGCACTGGTGCCCCTTTCAGTGTGGGCAGAGGCTGTTTGAGCAGGATGGCCTCACCTTACAG AGGGTTTTGGTCCAAGCCACAGGCTCCGCTCCCAAAGGGGCGCAGATGCAGCAAATCTCCGTTCCCAGAGTCCAGCAGGTTCCACAACAG GTGCAGTCTGTGCAGCACGTTTACCCAGCCCAGGTGCAGTATGTggaaggaggagaagctgtTTATACCAATGGAACCAT ACGAGCCGCCTACTCCTACAGCAGCGAGGCGCAGATTTACGCTCCCGCCAGCGCCGCGCCCTATTTCGAAGCGCAGGGAGGAGGTGGAGCTCAGGTGACTACAGCGGCATCCTCTCCTACAGCCATTCCCTCTCACAACATGGTGGGCATCACCATGGACATTGGGGGAAGTCAGATCCTCTCCGGCTCGGGAGCCTATCTCATTCATGGGGGGCTGGAGAACTCTAGACATTCTCTGTCACACACCTCACGCTCCTCTCCAGCAACG cttGAAATGGCGATTGAAAACCTACAAAAAAATGAAGGGATTACATCACACAAAAGCAGTTTGCTCAACAGCCAT ctgcagtggctgctggaTAACTACGAGACAGCGGAGGGTGTGAGCCTCCCCAGGAGCTCCCTGTACAACCATTACCTGCGGCACTGCCAGGAGCACAAACTGGACCCCGTCAACGCCGCCTCCTTCGGGAAACTCATCCGCTCCGTCTTCATGGGGCTGAGGACTCGGCGCCTGGGCACCAG GGGGAATTCCAAATATCACTACTACGGGATCCGCCTGAAGCCGGAGTCACCGCTGAACCGCCTGCAGGAGGACACCCAGTACATGGCCATGAGGCAGCAGCCCATCCACCAGAAGCAAAG GTACAGAGCAGCCCAGAAGATGGATGGGATGGCAGAGAGTGCCTCCAACAGCAACCCCCACACCACGCCTGAGCAGTCAgtggctgctcagagccagcaCCATCAGCAGTTCATAG atgtaACCCATGTCTTTCCCGAGTTCCCAGCCCCTGATCTTGGTAACGTCCTCTTACAAGAAGGTTTCACCTTGAACGACGTGAAAACTCTGCAGATTCTCTACAGGAGACACTGCGAG GCCACTTTGGATGTTGTGATGAACCTCCAGTTTCACTACATCGAGAAGCTGTGGCAATCCTTCTGGAGTCCCAAGGCACCCCCTAGTGATGGCCCCACTGCTCTGCCTTCCAG tgaAGAGGAACCCGAAGGGACCCTCCCAAAGGACAAACTGATCACTCTGTGCAAGTATGAGCCCATCCTCAAGTGGATGAGGAGCTGTGACCACATCCTGTACCAGGCCCTGGTGGAGATCCTCATCCCTGACGTGCTCAGGCCAGTGCCCA GCACGCTGACACAGGCAATCCGGAATTTTGCCAAGAGTTTGGAAGGATGGCTGATGAATGCCATGAGTGAATTCCCCCCGCAGGTCGTGCAGACCAAG GTGGGGGTGGTGAGTGCCTTCGCCCAGACCCTGCGCAGGTACACGTCCCTCAACCACCTGGCGCAGGCGGCGCGCGCCGTGCTGCAGAACACGTCCCAGATCAACCAGATGCTCAGCGACCTCAACCGCGTGGACTTCGCCAACGTGCAG GAGCAGGCCTCGTGGGTGTGCCAGTGCGAGGAGGGCATGGTGCAGAAGCTGGAGCAGGATTTCAAGCtgactctgcagcagcagagctctctggaTCAGTGGGCCAGCTGGCTGGATAATGTGGTGACTCAAGTGCTGAAGCATCAcgagggcagccccagcttccccAAGGCAGCCCGGCAGTTCCTGTTGAAGTGGTCCTTCTATAG CTCCATGGTGATCCGTGACCTCACCCTGCGCAGCGCCGCCAGCTTTGGCTCCTTCCACCTGATCCGCCTGCTCTACGACGAGTACATGTTCTACCTGGTGGAGCATCGTGTGGCCCAGGCAACAGGGGAGACCCCAATTGCTGTCATGGGAGAG tttggTGACCTCGCATCCCTGTCCCCGACACTGCTGGACAAAG ATGACATCGGCGAGCTGGGCACTGAGGTGGACCCGGAGCGGGCGCTGGGGGAGCCGCTGGTGAAACGGGAGCGCAGCGAGCCCGGCCACTCCCTGCAGGAGATCTGA
- the LOC116435924 gene encoding DNA-binding protein RFX2-like isoform X5, whose product MNCWQKEWCEAEALGVVEHWCPFQCGQRLFEQDGLTLQRVLVQATGSAPKGAQMQQISVPRVQQVPQQVQSVQHVYPAQVQYVEGGEAVYTNGTIRAAYSYSSEAQIYAPASAAPYFEAQGGGGAQLEMAIENLQKNEGITSHKSSLLNSHLQWLLDNYETAEGVSLPRSSLYNHYLRHCQEHKLDPVNAASFGKLIRSVFMGLRTRRLGTRGNSKYHYYGIRLKPESPLNRLQEDTQYMAMRQQPIHQKQRYRAAQKMDGMAESASNSNPHTTPEQSVAAQSQHHQQFIDVTHVFPEFPAPDLGNVLLQEGFTLNDVKTLQILYRRHCEATLDVVMNLQFHYIEKLWQSFWSPKAPPSDGPTALPSSEEEPEGTLPKDKLITLCKYEPILKWMRSCDHILYQALVEILIPDVLRPVPSTLTQAIRNFAKSLEGWLMNAMSEFPPQVVQTKVGVVSAFAQTLRRYTSLNHLAQAARAVLQNTSQINQMLSDLNRVDFANVQEQASWVCQCEEGMVQKLEQDFKLTLQQQSSLDQWASWLDNVVTQVLKHHEGSPSFPKAARQFLLKWSFYSSMVIRDLTLRSAASFGSFHLIRLLYDEYMFYLVEHRVAQATGETPIAVMGEFGDLASLSPTLLDKDDIGELGTEVDPERALGEPLVKRERSEPGHSLQEI is encoded by the exons ATGAACTGCTGGCAGAAGGAATGGTGTGAGGCTGAAGCCCTCGGGGTTGTTGAGCACTGGTGCCCCTTTCAGTGTGGGCAGAGGCTGTTTGAGCAGGATGGCCTCACCTTACAG AGGGTTTTGGTCCAAGCCACAGGCTCCGCTCCCAAAGGGGCGCAGATGCAGCAAATCTCCGTTCCCAGAGTCCAGCAGGTTCCACAACAG GTGCAGTCTGTGCAGCACGTTTACCCAGCCCAGGTGCAGTATGTggaaggaggagaagctgtTTATACCAATGGAACCAT ACGAGCCGCCTACTCCTACAGCAGCGAGGCGCAGATTTACGCTCCCGCCAGCGCCGCGCCCTATTTCGAAGCGCAGGGAGGAGGTGGAGCTCAG cttGAAATGGCGATTGAAAACCTACAAAAAAATGAAGGGATTACATCACACAAAAGCAGTTTGCTCAACAGCCAT ctgcagtggctgctggaTAACTACGAGACAGCGGAGGGTGTGAGCCTCCCCAGGAGCTCCCTGTACAACCATTACCTGCGGCACTGCCAGGAGCACAAACTGGACCCCGTCAACGCCGCCTCCTTCGGGAAACTCATCCGCTCCGTCTTCATGGGGCTGAGGACTCGGCGCCTGGGCACCAG GGGGAATTCCAAATATCACTACTACGGGATCCGCCTGAAGCCGGAGTCACCGCTGAACCGCCTGCAGGAGGACACCCAGTACATGGCCATGAGGCAGCAGCCCATCCACCAGAAGCAAAG GTACAGAGCAGCCCAGAAGATGGATGGGATGGCAGAGAGTGCCTCCAACAGCAACCCCCACACCACGCCTGAGCAGTCAgtggctgctcagagccagcaCCATCAGCAGTTCATAG atgtaACCCATGTCTTTCCCGAGTTCCCAGCCCCTGATCTTGGTAACGTCCTCTTACAAGAAGGTTTCACCTTGAACGACGTGAAAACTCTGCAGATTCTCTACAGGAGACACTGCGAG GCCACTTTGGATGTTGTGATGAACCTCCAGTTTCACTACATCGAGAAGCTGTGGCAATCCTTCTGGAGTCCCAAGGCACCCCCTAGTGATGGCCCCACTGCTCTGCCTTCCAG tgaAGAGGAACCCGAAGGGACCCTCCCAAAGGACAAACTGATCACTCTGTGCAAGTATGAGCCCATCCTCAAGTGGATGAGGAGCTGTGACCACATCCTGTACCAGGCCCTGGTGGAGATCCTCATCCCTGACGTGCTCAGGCCAGTGCCCA GCACGCTGACACAGGCAATCCGGAATTTTGCCAAGAGTTTGGAAGGATGGCTGATGAATGCCATGAGTGAATTCCCCCCGCAGGTCGTGCAGACCAAG GTGGGGGTGGTGAGTGCCTTCGCCCAGACCCTGCGCAGGTACACGTCCCTCAACCACCTGGCGCAGGCGGCGCGCGCCGTGCTGCAGAACACGTCCCAGATCAACCAGATGCTCAGCGACCTCAACCGCGTGGACTTCGCCAACGTGCAG GAGCAGGCCTCGTGGGTGTGCCAGTGCGAGGAGGGCATGGTGCAGAAGCTGGAGCAGGATTTCAAGCtgactctgcagcagcagagctctctggaTCAGTGGGCCAGCTGGCTGGATAATGTGGTGACTCAAGTGCTGAAGCATCAcgagggcagccccagcttccccAAGGCAGCCCGGCAGTTCCTGTTGAAGTGGTCCTTCTATAG CTCCATGGTGATCCGTGACCTCACCCTGCGCAGCGCCGCCAGCTTTGGCTCCTTCCACCTGATCCGCCTGCTCTACGACGAGTACATGTTCTACCTGGTGGAGCATCGTGTGGCCCAGGCAACAGGGGAGACCCCAATTGCTGTCATGGGAGAG tttggTGACCTCGCATCCCTGTCCCCGACACTGCTGGACAAAG ATGACATCGGCGAGCTGGGCACTGAGGTGGACCCGGAGCGGGCGCTGGGGGAGCCGCTGGTGAAACGGGAGCGCAGCGAGCCCGGCCACTCCCTGCAGGAGATCTGA